One Ranitomeya variabilis isolate aRanVar5 chromosome 4, aRanVar5.hap1, whole genome shotgun sequence genomic window, ataTGGCTTCTCtgctgtgtgagttctctcatgtgtaacaagattccctttgatagtaaaacattttccacatactgaacatgaaaaaggcttctcccctgtgtgagttctctggtgagtatCAAGATgccatttcttgttaaaacatttcccgcactctgaacaggaaaaaggcttctcccctttgtgggttctttgatggctatcaagatttattttccatttaaaacatttcccacattctgaacatgaatatggcttctctgctgtgtgagttctctcatgtgaaacaagatttgatttctggttaaaacatttcccacattctgaacaggaaaaaggcttctcccctgtgtgagttctctgatgtacaaCAAGAGTCTCTTTACACTTAAAAatgtttccacattctgaacaggaaaaaggcttctcctttgtgtgagttctatggtgactaaccaaatgtgatttctggttaaaatatttcccacattctgaacagggaaaagctttctcccctgtgtgaattctctggtgagtaacaagcagtgatttttgtgcaaaacatttcccacattctaaacatgaaaaaggcttctcccctgtgtgaattctctggtgagtaacaagcagtgatttttgtgcaaaacatttcccacattctaaacatgaaaaaggcttctcccctgtgtgagttctatggtgagtaaccaaatctgatttctggttaaaacatttcccacattctgaacaggaaaaaggcttctcccctgtgtgaattctctggtgagtaCCAAGCACtgatttatgtgcaaaacatttcccacattctaaacatgaaaaaggcttctcccctgtgtgagttctatggtgagtaaccaaatctgatttcaggttaaaacatttcccacattctgaacatgaaaaaggtttctcccctgtgtgagttctttggtgtgtaaCAAAACGTGATTtttcgttaaaacatttcccacattctgaacatgaaaatgacttctttgctttaggagcgctttgttttttaatgcctcttttgagactttgattttccttagaagTCAGTAATGAAttagaagatgggacctgtttcataagatcagatgacagatctttgctgtgaatggatgatggtatatctggagtaaaagCAATCACTTCATTTGTATcttgtgggatctcaagatcatcagatttaaaaattgaagatgtcagctgtccctctgatctcctggtacagtcatctgctaagataaaaaaca contains:
- the LOC143768276 gene encoding uncharacterized protein LOC143768276 codes for the protein MGGASLTACYTTAALISFPEAPDHVTPDSSPCDLITGPVRTEQPYVWSAALQVEVSTISDPLSEDLLQKRIFLIYPSKMDMDRDKMAERILHLTLEILFRLTGEDYTVVKKTSSDRCQDPVSEGWGRPLSPITGPPPHPLIHEDINDQKILELIYKMIELLTGEVPIRCQDVAVYFSMEEWEYLEEHRDLYKNAIMEVPQPLTSPDLSSKRTTPERCPRPLLPQDCNQEDPSAPQDHQGEDLTHINTTETYVRGDEWCKEEIPIYDYPADDCTRRSEGQLTSSIFKSDDLEIPQDTNEVIAFTPDIPSSIHSKDLSSDLMKQVPSSNSLLTSKENQSLKRGIKKQSAPKAKKSFSCSECGKCFNEKSRFVTHQRTHTGEKPFSCSECGKCFNLKSDLVTHHRTHTGEKPFSCLECGKCFAHKSVLGTHQRIHTGEKPFSCSECGKCFNQKSDLVTHHRTHTGEKPFSCLECGKCFAQKSLLVTHQRIHTGEKPFSCLECGKCFAQKSLLVTHQRIHTGEKAFPCSECGKYFNQKSHLVSHHRTHTKEKPFSCSECGNIFKCKETLVVHQRTHTGEKPFSCSECGKCFNQKSNLVSHERTHTAEKPYSCSECGKCFKWKINLDSHQRTHKGEKPFSCSECGKCFNKKWHLDTHQRTHTGEKPFSCSVCGKCFTIKGNLVTHERTHTAEKPYACSECGKCFIQKSALLSHQRIHTGENPFSCSECGKCFKQKGNLVSHQRTHSGKKPFSCSECGKCFNHIALLGRHQSSHTGEKPFSFS